One part of the Candidatus Kouleothrix ribensis genome encodes these proteins:
- a CDS encoding response regulator transcription factor codes for MTSQHVLIVDDERKLVHGLVGYFRQAGFETLTAYDGRSALELAQRDSPDLIVLDLMLPELDGMEVCRQLRRTSAVPIIMLTARVEEADMLRGLELGADDYITKPFSPREVVARARAVLRRAGAAPASAVLLRGGNLTLDINRRHLQVGGQPVELTPTEFDLLVVLMRNAGRPLTRAQLLDAAQGEAYAGYERTIDAHIKNLRRKIEADPASPRAIVTVFGVGYKFADTPA; via the coding sequence ATGACGAGCCAACATGTGCTGATTGTCGACGACGAGCGCAAGCTGGTGCATGGCCTGGTAGGCTATTTTCGCCAGGCCGGCTTCGAAACGCTAACCGCCTACGATGGCCGGTCGGCGCTTGAGCTGGCACAGCGAGATAGCCCCGATCTGATCGTGCTTGACCTGATGCTGCCCGAGCTCGACGGGATGGAGGTGTGCCGCCAGTTGCGCCGCACATCGGCGGTGCCGATTATTATGCTGACGGCGCGGGTTGAAGAGGCCGACATGCTGCGTGGGCTCGAGCTGGGTGCCGACGATTATATCACGAAGCCGTTCAGCCCGCGCGAGGTGGTGGCGCGGGCGCGGGCCGTGCTGCGGCGCGCAGGCGCTGCGCCGGCCTCGGCGGTGCTGCTGCGCGGCGGCAACCTCACGCTCGATATTAACCGGCGCCACCTACAGGTTGGCGGGCAGCCAGTTGAACTGACGCCGACCGAGTTCGATCTGCTGGTGGTGCTGATGCGCAACGCCGGCCGGCCGCTCACGCGCGCCCAGCTGCTCGATGCAGCCCAGGGCGAGGCGTATGCTGGCTACGAGCGCACGATCGACGCGCATATCAAGAACCTGCGGCGCAAGATTGAGGCCGACCCGGCCAGCCCGCGCGCGATCGTGACCGTTTTTGGCGTCGGGTATAAGTTCGCCGACACCCCGGCATGA
- a CDS encoding SDR family oxidoreductase, which yields MFRLDNKVALITGAGSGIGRSIALLFAGQGAQVIVADRDAAAANAVVAEIEAGGAAGVAQPLDVADEAQVQAAFATAAQHYGRLDILVNNAGVSHVGNILETSADDWDRVMGVNARGVFLCARAGLRQMLGQSPAGGNIINIASVAGMIAVDRRFPYSASKGAVISITRSIAIDFATSGVRVNAICPGTVHTPFVEGYLARNFPDTADAVREQLHARQPIGRMGRPDEIAAAALYLASDEAAFVTGACLVIDGGWTAK from the coding sequence ATGTTTCGATTGGACAATAAGGTCGCGCTGATCACCGGCGCCGGCTCGGGCATCGGCCGCAGCATTGCGCTGCTGTTTGCCGGCCAGGGCGCCCAGGTGATCGTGGCCGATCGCGACGCAGCCGCCGCCAACGCTGTGGTGGCCGAGATCGAAGCCGGCGGCGCGGCCGGCGTTGCCCAGCCGCTCGATGTGGCCGACGAAGCGCAGGTGCAGGCGGCCTTCGCCACTGCAGCGCAGCACTATGGCCGGCTCGACATCCTGGTCAACAACGCTGGGGTCAGCCACGTTGGCAACATCCTCGAGACCAGCGCCGACGACTGGGATCGCGTGATGGGTGTGAATGCGCGTGGTGTATTCCTGTGCGCGCGCGCCGGGCTACGGCAGATGCTCGGCCAATCGCCAGCCGGCGGCAATATCATCAACATCGCCTCGGTCGCCGGCATGATCGCGGTCGATCGGCGCTTCCCGTATAGCGCCAGCAAGGGCGCGGTGATCAGCATCACCCGCTCGATCGCGATCGACTTCGCCACCAGTGGCGTGCGTGTGAACGCGATCTGCCCTGGTACCGTCCACACACCGTTCGTCGAAGGCTACCTGGCGCGCAACTTCCCCGACACGGCCGACGCCGTGCGCGAGCAGCTGCACGCCCGCCAGCCGATCGGGCGCATGGGCCGGCCCGACGAAATTGCCGCCGCCGCGCTGTACCTGGCATCCGACGAGGCCGCATTCGTGACTGGCGCGTGCCTGGTGATCGACGGCGGCTGGACCGCCAAGTGA
- a CDS encoding response regulator transcription factor, whose product MPPNLSVKLLIVDDHPLFRQGVRSALSSYGDIDVVVDASSGEHALEWLAAAPPNREPTVALVDLNLPGMSGLELTRQLRHQYPSLGVVILSIHEGDEHAFNALQAGAADYRSKDVNPKELADVVRRVARGEYVINDVVEKPKVASRLLSQFRSLPQDYSSSPETEFPLFQPLSDREIEVLERIAAGGSNKEIADTLGISTQTVKNHISSILRKLSLNDRTQAVLYALRRGWIETPDTIRGGTPNPNDDE is encoded by the coding sequence ATGCCCCCCAACCTTTCCGTAAAGCTGCTTATCGTCGATGATCACCCGCTGTTTCGCCAGGGCGTACGCTCGGCGCTTTCTTCCTATGGCGATATCGATGTGGTGGTCGATGCTTCAAGCGGCGAGCACGCGCTCGAGTGGCTTGCGGCCGCGCCGCCCAACCGCGAGCCAACCGTGGCGCTGGTCGATCTCAACCTGCCGGGCATGAGCGGGCTCGAGCTTACCCGGCAGCTGCGGCATCAGTACCCCAGCCTCGGCGTGGTGATTCTGAGCATCCACGAGGGCGACGAGCATGCGTTCAATGCACTACAGGCCGGCGCCGCCGACTACCGCTCGAAGGATGTTAACCCCAAAGAGCTGGCCGACGTGGTGCGGCGCGTGGCTCGCGGCGAATATGTGATCAACGATGTCGTCGAAAAGCCCAAGGTCGCCAGCCGGCTGCTCTCGCAGTTTCGCAGCCTGCCGCAAGATTACTCGTCGTCGCCGGAAACCGAGTTTCCGCTGTTTCAGCCGCTCAGCGACCGTGAGATCGAGGTGCTCGAGCGCATCGCGGCCGGCGGCAGCAATAAGGAGATTGCCGACACACTCGGCATCAGCACGCAGACGGTCAAGAATCATATCTCGTCGATCTTGCGCAAGCTCTCGCTCAACGACCGCACGCAGGCAGTGCTGTATGCGCTGCGCCGCGGCTGGATCGAGACACCCGATACTATCCGCGGCGGTACCCCCAACCCCAACGACGACGAGTAG
- the maf gene encoding septum formation protein Maf has translation MSQPDDHADQRQGATSGAGWPSVTPTVDLVLASASPRRRELLGCLGARFRILATAGEEHDTPPPPAIVARLPGCPVPLATHPTLLAWRKASAACADVPGSVIIGADTIVVLEGDVLGKPRDPEQAGSMLRRLSGRTHTVYTGVALLEPPGRPNQPAQLQLTLDASDVVVADLSDAEITSYVATGEPMDKAGAYGIQGLGGRLVRSVSGSYTCVVGLPLITLHRLLTAAGYGGLHDPAEAYLRWLQAQGKEPLPCPPTFP, from the coding sequence ATGAGCCAACCCGACGATCACGCCGACCAGCGCCAGGGGGCAACCTCTGGCGCTGGTTGGCCGTCAGTCACACCCACCGTCGATCTGGTGCTCGCCTCGGCATCGCCACGCCGCCGCGAGCTGCTGGGGTGCCTGGGCGCGCGGTTTCGCATACTCGCGACTGCCGGCGAAGAGCACGACACCCCGCCGCCACCTGCGATCGTGGCGCGCCTGCCAGGCTGCCCGGTGCCACTGGCTACCCACCCGACCTTGCTTGCCTGGCGTAAGGCCAGCGCCGCTTGCGCCGATGTACCCGGTAGTGTTATTATCGGGGCAGATACGATCGTGGTGCTCGAGGGCGACGTGCTCGGCAAGCCCCGCGATCCGGAACAGGCTGGTTCAATGCTCCGCCGGCTCTCCGGCCGCACCCATACTGTCTACACCGGGGTGGCGCTGCTCGAGCCACCCGGCCGGCCCAACCAGCCGGCACAGCTTCAGCTCACGCTCGACGCCAGCGATGTCGTAGTCGCCGACCTGAGCGACGCCGAGATCACCAGCTATGTCGCCACCGGCGAACCGATGGATAAGGCCGGCGCATACGGCATCCAGGGGCTCGGCGGGCGGCTGGTGCGCAGCGTATCGGGCAGCTACACCTGCGTGGTCGGGTTGCCGCTGATCACCCTGCATCGACTGCTCACGGCCGCCGGCTATGGCGGGTTACACGATCCGGCCGAGGCGTATTTGCGCTGGCTTCAGGCCCAGGGAAAGGAGCCGCTTCCATGCCCCCCAACCTTTCCGTAA
- a CDS encoding carboxypeptidase regulatory-like domain-containing protein has translation MLTLQQRFAAGAATLGLALLLALLIGPQPGVQAQTLPPRPTAQPTPTSRRDTSPPPAQGGRITGTVIDSTSGAPAPNIAVDIGDARVLTDANGNYDRQGLAAGTYTVTLALAPGQGTAAQGPIAVVLNAGQTVVQHLSFRSPVAPAATPTPVPLVPAELPHTGAVGLPAGWLAALGAGLVLLGVLLGARRVHR, from the coding sequence ATGCTGACTCTTCAACAACGGTTTGCAGCTGGTGCGGCAACGCTTGGCCTTGCGCTGCTGCTGGCACTGCTGATCGGGCCGCAGCCAGGCGTGCAGGCGCAAACGCTACCGCCGCGCCCGACTGCCCAGCCCACGCCAACGAGCCGGCGCGATACGTCGCCGCCACCGGCACAGGGTGGGCGGATCACCGGCACGGTGATCGATAGCACCAGCGGGGCGCCAGCCCCCAACATCGCCGTCGACATTGGTGACGCACGGGTTTTGACCGATGCAAATGGTAACTACGATCGGCAGGGGTTGGCCGCCGGCACATACACAGTTACGCTGGCGCTGGCGCCTGGCCAGGGTACAGCTGCGCAAGGCCCGATCGCGGTGGTTCTAAACGCAGGGCAGACCGTTGTGCAACACCTGAGCTTTCGCAGCCCGGTGGCGCCGGCCGCCACGCCCACGCCGGTGCCGCTGGTGCCGGCTGAGCTGCCGCACACCGGCGCGGTAGGGTTGCCGGCCGGCTGGCTGGCGGCACTCGGCGCAGGGCTGGTGCTGCTGGGTGTGCTGCTGGGCGCGCGGCGTGTGCATCGGTAG